gaactcgcgtctttagctgaatgaggatggagagacgggtcggacctggagcaggtcgaggtcttgcagaagaagtttgacgacttccagaaggtcggacttttcctcctctccgtcttccagcagcagctgtcagatcagctcaggtgataatcagctgtgcttttgtcctgcaggacctgaaggccaacgagtcccgcctgagggacatcaacaaggtggcatctgaactggagtcagaaggtctgatggctgaggaggctcctatggttcaggctcaggtgagcgtcacctgtctgcagcagctggtccctctcacttcctggtttgttaactctgctcgtctctgtttgtagcaacaagaacatctgggttctgctcctggaaaggtgcgtgttgtcctccgcctccaccagaaccagacgtggtgtttttgttaccactcatttgtttgtttacaggatgaagccgtctctaaccccggctttccacaggagccgtcagcagcacgttactgcagcagcacgtcatagctgctgataggaaccgctgtggtcaacagaaccttttccactggagccgtcagcagcgcgagtcggccgcatctcaggagcagcatgtcgcggcctttacgcgccggttctattttctacgcgcgacgcctctgaaacgggtcaagttcgacatttttggggaaggaaagacaggaaatcggacgtggaaattgagagaagctaccgagattttcagaataaagaacgtactgccttccggttgctttaattttaaaaacagttactaactgtgcggccccgtgagaagttatcacctagctagcggtctcctttgtttttcaggtccgtattggcgattataaaatggacagaacataaaacacaaaccatgttgtagttttctcctgcttgttgttgtgtttactgacgaagtcactcgtgtgacttcgtgctcggtcggtgacagctgctcccctgctgcttcgcgtctcgtgggaagggccaagcagcagcttacgcgagcaagacgtgctgctgcagtaacgtgctgctgacggctcccgtggaaacccggggtaagacggcgtcaccctagaaggtgagttcattcagctgatcagaggtcacctctgatggccgcagtcacggccgaccgtgctgacatcacacaggaattcaggtgacccggcaggcaccaggtgctggtgaaagtggggacatgtcagctggttgccatggctatagttatctttatgcatctgtatgactgctgactggtgtgtgtgtttcctgtgacctttgacctcagaccgtacggttgggcgttcagacgacggctaactttaattccatcaaggtaagaggaagctcttcccttcctgtctgagcgatccgtctccaggtttccttgtccggcgtccagcccgctggcgtccaccttcatctcactgggtttggtttctctccaggagctgaacaactgctggcgctcgctgcaacagctggctgaagaccggagcaacatgctgggcagcgcccatgaggtgcagcgcttccacaggtaccccgcacacttatgcgccgcttacgggtcagtagagtttggacccacactcagacggagttctgatgtcttctcagagatgctgatgagaccaaagagtggatcgaggagaagaaccaggccctgaacacagacaactacggccacgacctggccagcgttcaggctctgcagcgtgaacatgaaggctttgagcatgacctggcagctctgggtgataaggtccgcttcctgatcggtaccaggacccgggttgtctctggagacacgttcttcatggttctggtgactccaccccagccgttcctgatcagcaatcagcggggtgctttcctatttaaggtggatggaggacacaagttgacgccagaagattgcctcagttttggtagtaaccagccactcgtgttacctctagtgttcctaggattaatgttatttcgtagtgtttttgctcttatattggatttaccattcttcaggattcctgtcgacctcattggatactgacctctactccaggatttggatattcaacacacggaccttatcaccagcctccataacccacctctcatctcacccagtgccccatccaccaggacgcccctcttctctccacctctgctccctctcctgcgcttcctctctacctctccctcctccagccaacacatacacccaccacagtaagtctgctgaacacctctgcctgcctacaatggattttgaaaccagaacctaagctcacctgtgttctccctcctccagacgctgagctgttgttgcagttccaaccacagacttatctgtgcaccttaagttcctccttataaataaatcattttttccatcagtttttggtcagtgttgtattctgcatgtcttgggttaagtaccttcctccaaacatgacactcctcttcaaagagcaaatctgttcagcacattctgacagacagaccaccattcttctgtcatgatgctgtacaggacatttttagagtttttctttttaaagataaataggattacatttaaatagcaatactttcacattatcattttcccacacttctgtataactgtattttgttgtttttcaataaagaatgacaaattatttaagtttggatttgttgcacacaaatatagatctgtaaaaaatatctacaaagctaatgtttacataagtatgattgggttttgcaatacgccactattttagtaagatttttaaaccaagtaaagttagtaaagaacacatttctattgtctgctaagaaactgttgggatttaaaatgggcctgttgtacaaataacttgtaaatgattattcctcacttttgtcttaaccaaagaaattccagtaattgagcaaaaacatttatttttaacactacattttataaaacagggcgcaaagtgtcggcacatgtatgtatgtatgtcgatggtccgccccaaccgaaccaggagacacagacgtcagggaggccaaggttgtctctgcagctctctgggcaccacgcctcactcagctgtctccaatgatccaaatggctatggagaaaaaataacaggtttgtcataattgtttaaagtacaaaaccatacatgaagtggtgagacaggtatgtggaatttacacttgctgctttgtgtagctgatgttggagacacacaggctgccatggtgaccttttaacagatctaagaaaaaaatgaaaattaaaaactccaagacctcatgtcatatttactaatcagctatggctgatttattgtttggatcacagtgagttacactaattctaatatatttttatttctattatacatacatactttttaactgttattttcacacgactgttatcaggctctcttgttctggttctgatgataattccgtgtcttccagtaagttatcttgtgcttacttcatctgtagaatgtctctttacttttggtaaattgtactgagtccagaataaagactagttggctg
This genomic window from Nothobranchius furzeri strain GRZ-AD chromosome 9, NfurGRZ-RIMD1, whole genome shotgun sequence contains:
- the LOC139071759 gene encoding uncharacterized protein, translating into MAEEAPMVQAQQQEHLGSAPGKTVRLGVQTTANFNSIKELNNCWRSLQQLAEDRSNMLGSAHEVQRFHRDADETKEWIEEKNQALNTDNYGHDLASVQALQREHEGFEHDLAALGDKVRFLIGTRTRVVSGDTFFMVLVTPPQPFLISNQRGAFLFKVDGGHKLTPEDCLSFGFLSTSLDTDLYSRIWIFNTRTLSPASITHLSSHPVPHPPGRPSSLHLCSLSCASSLPLPPPANTYTHHNAELLLQFQPQTYLCTLSSSL